One genomic region from Stutzerimonas decontaminans encodes:
- a CDS encoding response regulator transcription factor: MTDELQQEGEEQPHLLLVDDDPTFTRVMARAMSRRGLQVSIAGSADEGLALAKQDIPDYAVLDLKMEGDSGLVLLPKLLELDPEMRVLILTGYSSIATAVEAIKRGACNYLCKPADADDVLAALLSQHADLDSLVPENPMSVDRLQWEHIQRVLSEHDGNISATARALGMHRRTLQRKLQKRPVRR; this comes from the coding sequence ATGACCGACGAGTTGCAGCAAGAGGGTGAAGAGCAACCTCACCTGCTGTTGGTGGATGACGATCCGACGTTCACCCGGGTGATGGCTCGCGCCATGAGCCGGCGTGGGCTGCAGGTCAGCATCGCCGGTTCGGCTGACGAGGGCCTGGCCCTGGCCAAGCAGGATATTCCCGACTATGCGGTGCTTGACCTGAAGATGGAGGGCGATTCGGGGCTGGTACTGCTACCCAAGCTGCTCGAGCTGGACCCAGAGATGCGGGTGCTGATCCTGACCGGCTATTCCAGCATCGCTACCGCTGTGGAGGCGATCAAGCGCGGCGCATGCAATTACCTGTGCAAGCCTGCCGACGCCGACGATGTGCTGGCAGCATTGCTGTCCCAGCATGCCGACCTCGACAGTCTGGTTCCAGAGAACCCCATGTCGGTCGATCGCCTGCAGTGGGAGCACATCCAGCGGGTGCTCAGCGAGCACGACGGCAACATTTCCGCTACCGCTCGTGCGCTGGGCATGCACCGGCGGACCTTGCAGCGCAAATTGCAGAAGCGTCCGGTTCGACGCTGA
- a CDS encoding TonB-dependent receptor domain-containing protein, whose amino-acid sequence MSIPFARTALSCALIGCSLTTFAQNSPVRLNDTVVSASGFEQKITEAPASISVISQQDLQQKRYSNLAQALDDVEGIDIRQGTGKTGGLNISIRGMPSDYTLILIDGRRQNTAGNVTPNGFNETSTSFMPPMSAIERIEVIRGPMSTLYGSDAMGGVVNIITKKVANEWGGSVSLDHTFQENRDYGDTSNTSLYASGPLIDNLLGLAVRGSLYDRAESDLSFDNDSPVSKRGASPVEGRNHVLGARLTLTPDEAHDISLDFERGRQVYNNDDCQLGNLDGKNGGSATDGCTADAPTKANGYADELRFERDQFALSHTGRFSFGTLDSSLTHNTTETIGRTIPGTPIGNSYTGYPSIVIGDDRELKSTDLILDTKLVSPIGESHIVTVGGQYWDAKVTDGIADDDFQQKSWAMFVEDEWRLRHDLALTLGARYEDHEAFGGHISPRAYLVWNTNDNWTMKGGVSRGYKTPTLNQLHDGISGVTSQGAVITVGSPDLDPEVTTNTEFGVYFDNLSGFSANATVFHNKFDDKIDDGTPIANCFSATNPNQPGCVSFGSGFTQDSFAQSVNIDEAVTQGLELAGRWEFAPAWALAMNYTYTDSEQKSGANKGAPLTNTPEHMLHARISWQTTDRLNLWFKGEYRGERTRFTDRYENLTAANQALYDAAGDLKAYEVFHLGGSFKASENVTLNATIYNLFDKDFTEGTYYTTNTGTTGWASDYIQSAAATSGTLEEGRRLWLSANFTF is encoded by the coding sequence ATGTCTATCCCCTTCGCACGTACCGCCCTGTCCTGCGCCCTGATTGGTTGCAGCTTGACGACCTTCGCTCAGAACTCTCCCGTAAGGCTCAATGACACGGTCGTCAGCGCCTCCGGCTTCGAGCAGAAGATCACCGAAGCACCGGCGAGCATCAGCGTCATCAGCCAACAGGACCTGCAGCAGAAGCGCTATAGCAATCTGGCGCAGGCGTTGGACGACGTGGAAGGCATCGATATCCGCCAGGGCACAGGCAAGACCGGCGGGCTGAATATCAGCATCCGCGGCATGCCCAGCGACTACACATTGATCTTAATTGACGGGCGCCGGCAGAACACTGCCGGTAACGTCACCCCTAACGGGTTCAACGAAACGTCCACCAGCTTCATGCCCCCGATGTCGGCCATCGAGCGCATAGAAGTAATCCGCGGCCCAATGTCGACCCTATACGGGTCGGATGCGATGGGCGGTGTGGTCAATATCATTACCAAGAAAGTGGCGAACGAGTGGGGCGGCTCGGTCAGCCTCGACCACACTTTCCAAGAGAATCGAGATTACGGCGACACCAGCAATACCAGCCTATATGCCAGTGGCCCTCTCATCGATAACTTGCTCGGGCTCGCTGTTCGGGGCAGCTTGTATGATCGCGCCGAGTCAGACTTGTCTTTCGATAATGACAGCCCTGTCAGCAAACGCGGGGCCTCACCTGTGGAGGGGCGCAACCATGTGCTCGGCGCCCGTCTAACGCTAACCCCTGACGAAGCACATGACATCTCCCTGGATTTCGAGCGTGGCCGTCAGGTCTACAACAACGACGACTGCCAGCTAGGAAACCTCGACGGTAAGAACGGCGGCAGCGCCACCGATGGCTGCACCGCAGACGCACCGACCAAAGCCAACGGATATGCTGACGAACTGCGCTTCGAACGCGACCAGTTTGCCCTTAGCCATACCGGGCGCTTCAGTTTCGGCACTCTGGATAGCAGCCTGACGCACAACACCACCGAAACCATCGGGCGTACGATTCCTGGCACGCCCATCGGCAACTCCTACACCGGCTACCCTTCGATCGTCATCGGCGATGACCGCGAGCTGAAATCCACCGACCTGATCCTCGACACTAAACTGGTCAGCCCGATTGGCGAATCGCACATCGTTACCGTTGGGGGCCAGTACTGGGACGCCAAGGTCACGGACGGCATTGCCGACGACGACTTCCAGCAGAAATCATGGGCGATGTTCGTCGAAGACGAGTGGCGTCTACGCCACGATCTGGCTTTGACGCTGGGTGCTCGCTATGAAGACCATGAAGCATTCGGTGGCCACATCAGTCCACGCGCTTATCTGGTCTGGAATACCAATGACAATTGGACGATGAAAGGTGGCGTGAGCCGCGGATACAAAACGCCCACGCTTAACCAGCTTCACGACGGCATCAGTGGTGTCACCAGTCAAGGCGCGGTCATCACGGTTGGCAGCCCGGACCTAGATCCGGAAGTCACTACCAATACCGAATTCGGTGTCTACTTCGATAACCTCAGCGGCTTCAGTGCGAACGCGACCGTGTTCCATAACAAGTTCGACGACAAGATCGATGATGGAACTCCGATCGCGAACTGCTTCTCTGCAACAAATCCCAACCAGCCTGGCTGCGTCAGCTTCGGTAGCGGTTTCACGCAAGACTCCTTCGCCCAAAGTGTGAACATCGACGAAGCCGTTACCCAAGGCCTTGAACTGGCGGGGCGCTGGGAGTTCGCCCCGGCTTGGGCACTGGCTATGAATTACACCTACACCGATAGCGAACAAAAGAGTGGCGCAAACAAAGGCGCCCCGCTGACCAACACCCCAGAACACATGCTTCATGCACGCATCAGCTGGCAGACCACAGACCGGCTGAACCTGTGGTTCAAGGGTGAGTACCGAGGCGAGCGAACGCGCTTCACTGATCGCTATGAAAACCTGACCGCGGCAAACCAGGCACTTTATGACGCAGCTGGTGATTTGAAAGCGTACGAAGTCTTCCACCTCGGCGGTTCATTCAAAGCCTCGGAAAACGTCACCCTCAACGCAACCATCTACAACCTCTTCGACAAAGACTTTACCGAGGGCACTTACTACACCACCAACACTGGAACGACGGGTTGGGCCTCCGATTATATCCAGTCGGCAGCTGCGACTAGCGGTACGCTGGAAGAAGGCCGCCGCCTGTGGCTATCCGCCAACTTCACCTTCTGA
- a CDS encoding ATP-binding protein — MYASVPLLSASRQNLRLLTLIRIVVLAAQSGAVGVAYATQLLTLPWLALGITLAVSAVLCLGTALRLRGPWPVTELEYAVHLGCDLLIHSALLYYSGGSTNPFVSYYLVPLTIAAATLPWLYSIVLSGLALLGYTLMLIWYDPLTLPPFERATLQVYGMWLSFALAAALITFFVARMAEQLRRQEQQQAQRREESMRDQQLLAVATQAAGAAHELGTPLATMSVLLKELRQEYKDPQLNEDLGLLQSQVQLCKESLRQLVRAAEADRRQAVVEQTAREWVESVLQRWHLMRPEATYRFHCVGLGSAPKLMPPADLSQSLLNLLNNATDASPEDLEIRLDWDAQWIRLTIRDHGAGVPLAIAEQIGRPFITTKGKGFGLGLFLSQASVTRAGGTVKLYNHEEGGTLTELRLPHGSVRA, encoded by the coding sequence ATGTACGCATCCGTCCCGCTGCTGTCGGCCAGCCGGCAGAACCTTCGGCTTCTGACCCTTATTCGCATCGTGGTACTGGCCGCGCAGTCCGGCGCGGTCGGTGTGGCCTACGCAACCCAGCTGCTGACGCTGCCCTGGCTGGCGCTGGGTATCACCTTGGCGGTGTCCGCTGTGCTTTGCCTGGGGACCGCGCTGCGCTTGCGCGGGCCCTGGCCGGTCACCGAGCTCGAATATGCGGTGCATCTGGGTTGTGACCTGCTGATCCACAGCGCGCTGCTGTATTACTCGGGCGGCTCGACCAACCCCTTCGTTTCCTATTACCTGGTTCCGCTGACCATCGCTGCGGCGACCTTGCCCTGGCTATATTCCATTGTGCTCTCCGGCCTGGCGCTGCTGGGCTACACGTTGATGCTGATCTGGTACGACCCGCTCACCCTGCCTCCATTCGAGCGTGCGACGCTGCAGGTCTACGGCATGTGGCTGAGCTTCGCCCTGGCGGCGGCGCTTATCACTTTTTTCGTCGCGCGCATGGCCGAGCAGCTGCGCCGCCAGGAGCAGCAGCAGGCCCAGCGCCGTGAGGAGAGCATGCGTGACCAGCAGTTGCTGGCAGTAGCGACCCAGGCCGCCGGAGCAGCCCATGAGCTGGGCACGCCGCTGGCGACCATGAGCGTGCTGCTCAAGGAACTGCGGCAGGAATACAAGGATCCGCAGCTGAACGAGGATCTCGGCCTGCTGCAGTCGCAGGTCCAGCTCTGCAAGGAGAGCTTGCGACAGCTGGTGCGGGCCGCCGAGGCGGATCGTCGGCAGGCGGTGGTCGAGCAGACCGCTCGCGAGTGGGTCGAGTCGGTATTGCAGCGCTGGCACCTGATGCGTCCCGAGGCCACCTACCGCTTCCACTGCGTGGGCCTAGGCAGCGCGCCGAAGCTGATGCCGCCAGCGGACCTCAGCCAGTCGCTGCTCAATCTGCTGAACAACGCCACCGATGCCAGCCCGGAAGATTTGGAGATCCGCCTGGACTGGGACGCGCAGTGGATTCGGCTGACCATCCGCGATCATGGTGCTGGCGTGCCGCTGGCCATCGCCGAGCAGATCGGCCGGCCGTTCATCACGACCAAGGGCAAGGGGTTTGGCCTTGGTCTGTTTCTCAGCCAGGCCAGCGTTACGCGCGCTGGTGGCACCGTGAAGCTCTACAATCACGAAGAAGGTGGCACACTGACCGAACTGCGCCTGCCACATGGTTCGGTACGCGCCTGA
- a CDS encoding DUF2271 domain-containing protein has protein sequence MRKRLLLPLALLSAPLHAADLQLDVEIPRLDVAEYHRPYVAIWLERPDQSHVANLAVWYDTKLKDKEGEKWLKDLRQWWRRSGRSLEMPVDGVSGATRAVGSHSLKFSDQQTPLKMLEAGEYRVVVEAAREVGGRELLRVPFSWPPQQSAEHQAQGQSELGAITLKLNP, from the coding sequence ATGCGTAAACGCCTGTTGTTGCCCCTTGCCCTGCTTAGCGCCCCGCTGCACGCGGCGGACCTGCAGCTGGACGTGGAAATCCCGCGTCTGGATGTCGCCGAGTACCACCGCCCATATGTCGCCATCTGGCTCGAGCGACCGGACCAGAGCCACGTCGCCAATCTGGCGGTGTGGTACGACACCAAGCTCAAGGACAAGGAAGGCGAGAAGTGGCTCAAGGACCTGCGCCAGTGGTGGCGACGCAGTGGCCGCAGCCTGGAAATGCCGGTTGATGGCGTCAGCGGCGCCACCCGCGCCGTGGGCAGCCACTCGTTGAAGTTTTCTGACCAGCAGACGCCGCTCAAGATGCTGGAAGCCGGCGAATACCGCGTGGTGGTCGAAGCCGCCCGTGAGGTCGGCGGCCGCGAGCTGCTGCGCGTGCCATTCAGCTGGCCGCCTCAGCAGAGCGCCGAGCACCAAGCCCAGGGCCAGAGCGAACTGGGCGCAATCACCCTCAAGCTGAACCCATGA
- a CDS encoding SIMPL domain-containing protein (The SIMPL domain is named for its presence in mouse protein SIMPL (signalling molecule that associates with mouse pelle-like kinase). Bacterial member BP26, from Brucella, was shown to assemble into a channel-like structure, while YggE from E. coli has been associated with resistance to oxidative stress.), with amino-acid sequence MHPSLLRRAALVAVLASATSLPAMAEEARYNQVALRAEVSSEVAHDRMHVTLYSEAQHSDPAELAAQTTRTLNQALQTARQNKDVIVSQGSRNSYPVYDDKGQQITGWRERAELRLESGDFASLSKLTAELMKSLKMGSMHFSVSDPIRKQNEDALLKDAVAAFQARAQLATEALGGSGYKLVSLNLNGGGFQPVMRSSAMKMDMMESAPIPEIEAGTRQVTINADGVIEVQMP; translated from the coding sequence ATGCACCCATCCCTCCTCCGCCGCGCAGCCCTCGTCGCCGTGCTCGCGAGCGCCACCAGCCTGCCCGCCATGGCCGAAGAGGCCCGCTACAACCAGGTCGCCCTGCGCGCCGAAGTCAGCAGCGAAGTGGCCCATGACCGCATGCACGTCACGCTCTACAGCGAAGCCCAGCACAGCGACCCCGCCGAGCTCGCGGCGCAGACGACTCGCACGCTGAACCAGGCGCTGCAGACCGCTCGCCAAAACAAGGACGTGATCGTCAGCCAGGGCAGCCGCAACAGCTATCCGGTCTACGACGACAAGGGTCAGCAGATCACCGGCTGGCGAGAACGCGCCGAGCTGCGCCTGGAAAGCGGCGATTTCGCCAGCCTGTCCAAGCTGACCGCAGAACTGATGAAGAGCCTGAAAATGGGCAGCATGCACTTCAGCGTTTCCGACCCGATCCGCAAGCAGAATGAGGATGCGCTGCTCAAGGATGCCGTAGCGGCGTTCCAGGCGCGCGCGCAGCTGGCGACCGAAGCACTCGGCGGCAGCGGTTACAAGCTGGTGAGCCTCAACCTCAACGGCGGCGGATTCCAGCCGGTCATGCGAAGCAGTGCCATGAAGATGGACATGATGGAGTCGGCACCGATACCAGAGATCGAGGCAGGCACTCGCCAGGTGACGATCAACGCCGACGGCGTCATCGAAGTTCAGATGCCGTGA
- a CDS encoding DUF4198 domain-containing protein — translation MKPVIKWTALALAVCLPLSAQAHRAWMLPSATVLSGEEPWITVDAAVSNDLFYFEHVPMHLKGIGEAAQAPAGGPPGMRRPVPELQIIAPDGSKVSAQNGAVGRYRSTFDVQLSQKGTYKLAVANNGLFASWKENGQPRRWMGTAESFAKDVPAKAEGLKVSQTSNRMEVFVTSGAPSSEVLAPTGQGLELKPVTHPNDLFAGEAADFVFLLDGKPVADVEISVIPGGNRYRDELGEIKAKTDKDGKVSITWPEAGMYWMEAELTTDKGVSKPATERRASYSATLEVLAP, via the coding sequence ATGAAACCCGTTATAAAATGGACCGCCCTGGCGCTCGCCGTCTGCCTGCCCCTGTCAGCCCAGGCCCACCGCGCCTGGATGCTGCCCTCGGCCACCGTGCTCTCCGGCGAAGAGCCGTGGATCACCGTCGACGCCGCTGTTTCCAACGATCTGTTCTATTTCGAACACGTACCGATGCATCTTAAGGGCATCGGCGAGGCAGCCCAGGCCCCTGCAGGCGGCCCGCCGGGCATGCGTCGGCCGGTTCCCGAGCTGCAGATCATCGCGCCGGATGGCTCGAAGGTCTCCGCGCAGAACGGCGCTGTCGGCCGCTACCGCAGCACCTTCGATGTGCAGCTGAGCCAGAAAGGCACCTACAAGCTGGCCGTAGCCAACAATGGCCTGTTCGCCAGCTGGAAGGAAAACGGTCAGCCGCGCCGCTGGATGGGCACCGCGGAAAGCTTCGCCAAGGACGTCCCGGCCAAGGCCGAAGGGCTCAAGGTCAGCCAGACCAGTAACCGCATGGAAGTGTTCGTCACCTCCGGTGCGCCGTCCAGCGAAGTGCTCGCACCAACCGGCCAGGGCCTGGAGCTCAAGCCCGTCACCCACCCCAACGACCTGTTCGCCGGCGAAGCGGCAGACTTCGTCTTTCTGCTCGACGGCAAGCCGGTCGCCGATGTCGAGATCAGCGTGATTCCGGGTGGCAACCGCTACCGCGACGAGCTCGGTGAGATCAAGGCGAAAACCGACAAGGACGGCAAGGTCAGCATCACCTGGCCGGAAGCCGGCATGTACTGGATGGAAGCCGAGCTGACCACCGACAAGGGTGTCAGCAAGCCGGCAACCGAGCGCCGCGCCAGCTACAGCGCAACCCTGGAAGTGCTGGCGCCCTGA
- a CDS encoding PepSY-associated TM helix domain-containing protein: MYAVCKSLASLRRGTLEFAPLFSKARITMRLWLGTLRQWHWISSALCLIGMLLFAVTGITLNHAGQIESKPQVQSRAAQLPEPVLAQLQAEVPESGLPVELREWLEQTLDIRLTGREAEWSDGELYVALPRPGGDAWLSLRSESGELEYESTDRGWIAYFNDLHKGRHTGEAWSWFIDFFAVACVVFSLTGLLLLQRHAGNRPSTWPLVGLGLVIPLLLALLFIH; the protein is encoded by the coding sequence ATGTATGCTGTTTGTAAATCTTTAGCATCTCTGCGGCGAGGCACCCTAGAATTCGCACCACTCTTCTCCAAGGCAAGGATCACCATGCGTCTGTGGCTCGGCACTCTGCGCCAATGGCACTGGATCAGCTCCGCGCTGTGCCTGATTGGCATGCTGTTGTTCGCGGTCACCGGCATCACCCTCAACCATGCCGGCCAAATCGAAAGCAAACCGCAGGTGCAAAGCCGCGCCGCGCAGCTTCCCGAGCCGGTGCTCGCCCAACTGCAAGCCGAAGTGCCCGAGTCGGGTCTGCCCGTCGAGCTGCGCGAGTGGCTGGAGCAGACGCTGGACATTCGCCTGACCGGGCGTGAGGCCGAGTGGAGCGATGGCGAACTCTACGTCGCCCTGCCTCGCCCAGGTGGCGACGCCTGGCTGAGCCTGAGGAGCGAATCCGGCGAACTGGAATACGAGTCGACCGATCGCGGCTGGATCGCCTACTTCAACGACCTGCACAAGGGCCGCCACACCGGCGAGGCCTGGAGCTGGTTCATCGACTTCTTCGCCGTTGCCTGTGTGGTGTTCAGCCTCACCGGCCTGCTGCTCCTGCAACGTCACGCCGGCAACCGGCCTAGCACCTGGCCCCTGGTAGGCCTGGGGCTGGTGATACCGCTGCTGCTGGCGTTGCTCTTCATTCATTAA
- a CDS encoding AEC family transporter, translated as MLPLVLQTLSVTAPVFAMLFLGVTLMRLRWIDSAFVHTASSLVFKGTMPTLLFISIIKADLNAALQPALLLYFILATVATFALAWVWALWRCPAPDRGVYVQGAFRGNNGIVGLALASSLYGDYGLSLGGVLAGVVILVYNSLSAMVLAIYSPDGQVGPKDILLSILRNPLIIGVVAAVPFAYWQVVLPGWLMTSGQYFAQMTLPLALICIGATLSLDALRKSSGSALSSSLMKMVWLPALATLGAWACGFRDAELGILFLYFASPTAAASFVMARAVNSNHQLAATIIVITTLMAALSINVGLFLLGWLGWI; from the coding sequence ATGCTTCCCCTCGTACTGCAGACCCTGAGTGTCACCGCTCCGGTGTTTGCCATGCTGTTTCTCGGCGTTACGCTCATGCGGCTGCGCTGGATCGACTCTGCCTTCGTGCATACTGCCTCGTCGCTGGTGTTCAAGGGCACCATGCCGACGCTGCTGTTCATCTCGATCATCAAGGCCGATCTGAATGCGGCGTTGCAGCCAGCACTGCTGCTCTATTTCATTCTCGCCACGGTAGCGACCTTTGCCCTGGCGTGGGTTTGGGCGCTATGGCGCTGCCCCGCACCTGACCGCGGCGTATACGTCCAGGGTGCGTTTCGTGGCAACAACGGGATCGTCGGTCTGGCGCTCGCCAGCAGTCTCTACGGTGACTACGGCCTTTCGCTCGGTGGCGTGCTCGCGGGTGTGGTGATCCTGGTCTACAACAGCCTGTCGGCCATGGTCCTGGCCATCTACAGCCCCGATGGACAGGTCGGTCCGAAGGACATTCTGCTCAGCATTCTGCGCAATCCTTTGATCATTGGTGTGGTGGCGGCGGTGCCGTTTGCCTATTGGCAAGTCGTTCTGCCGGGCTGGCTGATGACCTCGGGTCAGTACTTTGCGCAGATGACCCTGCCGCTGGCGCTCATCTGCATCGGCGCCACGCTTTCTCTGGACGCATTGCGCAAAAGCAGCGGCAGCGCGCTCAGTTCGAGTCTGATGAAGATGGTCTGGTTGCCGGCACTTGCGACGCTGGGCGCCTGGGCCTGCGGCTTTCGCGACGCGGAGCTGGGTATCCTGTTTCTCTACTTCGCCAGCCCAACGGCGGCGGCGAGCTTCGTCATGGCACGCGCAGTCAATTCCAATCATCAACTGGCCGCGACCATCATCGTCATCACGACGCTGATGGCGGCATTGAGCATCAACGTCGGGTTGTTCCTGCTGGGTTGGTTGGGCTGGATCTAG